The proteins below are encoded in one region of Chrysemys picta bellii isolate R12L10 chromosome 4, ASM1138683v2, whole genome shotgun sequence:
- the PHLDA2 gene encoding pleckstrin homology-like domain family A member 2, translating into MGWAATAFLSSVTAWGQARGIEEEKGDSALRPLQLEKAQEQLQSSPPRRRRSPERRMKMSGEVIREGELEKRSDSLFQFWKKKLVVLTKDSLSLFPDGHKRARGKELGFHSILKVDCVERTGKYIYFTIVTTDRKEIDFRCPDQSCWNASITMALIDFQNKRAIQDFKSRQELEQAAGSPERRLARAP; encoded by the exons ATGGGATGGGCAGCAACTGCATTCCTGAGCAGTGTCACTGCTTGGGGGCAGGCAAGGGGAatagaggaagagaaaggagacaG CGCCCTTCGCCCATTGCAGCTGGAGAAAGcgcaggagcagctgcagagtTCACCGCCGCGCCGCAGAAGGAGCCCGGAGCGGAGGATGAAGATGTCGGGCGAGGTGATCCGGGAGGGCGAGCTGGAGAAGCGCAGCGACAGCCTCTTCCAGTTCTGGAAGAAGAAGCTGGTGGTGCTGACCAAGGACAGCCTGAGCCTCTTCCCGGACGGGCACAAGCGCGCCCGGGGCAAGGAGCTGGGCTTCCACTCCATCCTCAAGGTGGACTGCGTGGAGCGCACGGGCAAGTACATCTACTTCACCATCGTCACCACGGACCGCAAGGAGATCGACTTCCGCTGCCCGGACCAGAGCTGCTGGAACGCCTCCATCACCATGGCGCTCATCGACTTCCAGAACAAGCGGGCCATCCAGGACTTCAAGAGCCgccaggagctggagcaggcGGCGGGCAGCCCGGAGCGGCGCCTGGCCCGGGCGCCCTGA